A single genomic interval of Arachis duranensis cultivar V14167 chromosome 7, aradu.V14167.gnm2.J7QH, whole genome shotgun sequence harbors:
- the LOC107459791 gene encoding villin-4: MPSARGKLIPQSLRVTSNTLKSNPKRSDSEDSMSSGLESLTEEDAKEGEADDDEGLPVYPYGSVNTASSNPVPDNERLICRQQSSKKNLA; this comes from the exons ATGCCTTCAGCACGGGGAAAGTTGATACCTCAGTCGCTTAGAG TGACTTCCAATACACTCAAATCAAACCCAAAAAGAAGTGATAGTGAAGATTCTATGAGCAGCGGATTAGAATCTCTTACAGAGGAAGATGCAAAAGAAGGTGAAGCTGACGACGATGAAGGACTCCCAGTTTATCCGTATGGTAGCGTTAACACAGCTTCTAGCAATCCAGTACCAGACAACGAGAG GCTTATCTGTCGGCAACAGAGTTCAAAGAAAAACTTGGCATGA